GGGATCAATCCGGGCCCGGCGAGGAAAAAGCGGCGGAACCTGCATGGAAATCCAACTGCTGGCCCCCGTTGGAGACAGGCCATGAGCCAAGCCTTGCGCCTCTCCCTCGTCACCGAGACCTACGTTCCCCAGATCAACGGGGTCTCACGTACGCTTGACCGTCTGGTGCGTTATCTCCATGAGGTCGGCGACCAGGTGCAGCTGCTGACACCCGCCTATGATGAGGCGAGCGAGGTACCGCCGGGCGTGGCGGTGGAAACCTTTGTCGGTCGGCGTTTTCCCCTGTACCCGGAGATCCTCCTGCCCTTCACCCGCACCGCCACCGTCGAGCAAAAATGGCGCGACTTCCGGCCCGATCTGGTCCATATCGCCACCGAAGGTCCCCTCGGGCTGGCGGCCCTGCGGGCGGCTCGGCGACTGGGGATTCCGGTGGTCAGTTCCTATCACACAAACTTTTCCTTCTACCTGGGCAAGTATCATCTTTCTTTGCTTGGCCCCCTGTGCTGGCGTTATCTCCGGTGGTTTCACAACGCCAGCGCCGCCACCTTCTGCCCCACCCCCTCCATCGGCCACATCCTGCAGGAACGAGGTTTTCGCTCGGTGCACATCTGGAGCCGGGGGGTCGATGCCCACCGCTTTCATCCCGGGCTGCGTGACGGCGACCTGCGCCGGCAGTTAGGCCTGGGCGAAGCCGAGAGGGTTTTGCTCTATGTTGGGCGCCTGGCGCCAGAAAAAAATCTGGAGACCCTGATGAGCGCCTGGCGCCACCTGCCGTCAGGGCATGACGCCCGCCTGGTCCTGGTGGGCGATGGCCCCTTGCGGGAGAGTCTGCAGCGGCAGAGTGATGACCGTGTCATTTTTTCCGGTTACCGGCAGGGAGAGGAGCTGGCTCGCCTGTATGCTCTGGCCGATCTGTTCGTCTTTCCCTCTCTGAGCGAGACCTTCGGTAATGTAATGCTTGAAGCCATGGCCAGCGGTGTGCCGACCCTGGGTTTTCGCGTCCCCGGCCCCCAGGATGTGGTGGAGCATGGCCGCACGGGAATTCTGGTCGATGAAGTTAGCCCGGCCGCCTTTGGTACCGCCCTGAGCGACCTGTTGCATCAGAAAGAAAATCTCCGCCGCCTCGGACGCGAGGCCAGAGACTATGCCTGCCAGCAGGACTGGCGGCAGATCAATGCCGGGGTCCGCCGGATTTACGGAGATATCCTGCAACAGGCCAGCCAGCGGCCATCCCCATGTCACCTGAACGAGGGCCGTCGGGCCCGAAAGGAGAAGTTATGGATCGACCCGTTGCTTTAAGCGGTGTCTCTGCTTTCTGTGCCACCCAGATTACCGCCAGGGAGGTGGCGCTCATGCAGCGCCTCTTCATCCTGCGCCGGCAGCCTCTGCTAACCTGGCTTTCCATTGCGGCGACCCGCTTGGGTGATGGCCCGCTGTGGGGGGTGGCAGGAGCAATATTTCTGGTCGGCGGCGATCAGCAGAGCCGTCTGGCGGTGGCTATCGCCGCCCTGGCCATCAGTCTGTCCATCCTGATTTTTACTCTGGTCAAGCACAGCCTGCAGCGTCCCCGTCCCTTCGAGAGTTGGCCGCAGCTCTCCTGTCTGTTGGCGGCGCCAGACAAGTTTTCCTTCCCTTCTGGTCACACGATGACCGCCTTTGCCGCCAGTACTGTTTTTGCCCTGCTTATCCCCGGCAGCGGGCTGTTTTTTTACCCGCTGGCGGGTCTCATCGGGTTTTCCCGGGTCTTTCTGGGGCTGCATTATCCCACGGATGTCCTGGTCGGTGCGCTGGTGGGTAGCGGAATTGCTGTCGGCCTGGTGCGGTTGGCGACTGTACTGGCGCTGCTTTAGTATTGTTTTTCAAACGAGATCCGCTTGTTGGCCCTGCCTGGAATGAGGTGGGGTATTTTTTTGTTCTTTTTTTGGCAAAAGGCGGCTGAGGGTGAAAACCTTTTAAACCTTAAACCGTCGGGTTCCGGCCCGACAGCCGGGTTCCTTTTCTTTGGGCGCAAAGAAAAGGAACCAAAAGAAACGCTTTTATTTCTTGTGCCTGGTGGCGGTGCTGCGTGGAGGCGGCGGCTCATTTGACACGTTGGGTACTCCGTGGCACCTGAAAGCGAAAGGCCCCATTGAGAAACTAGTTTCTCAAATGGGTTAACTTGGAGGCGCGGTTTGTTATAGGCAGGACATTGCGGGGATCAGGCTTTTTAAAACCGGATGTGATTGGACGCTCAGAGCCGTCATCGCAGGACCGGAACAATTTAACCCGTGTGAACGCAGTGAGCCGGGGCCTTTCGCTCTTCATCGAAACGGAGTTGAGTACGGTTTGGTTGGTAAAGCGCTTAAAAAGAGCGCCTGCCCTCGGCAAAAGCAATAAAAAAGCCGCTTTTTGCCTCCTTTTTGTCGGCAAACATAAAGGAGGTCGCCTGCCGGGGCGAGTCCCGGCGGTCTTAACCCAACAACAAAAAAAGCCGAACCCTTTACAGAGTCCGGCCCAATCCCCTCGAAAGATCGAAAGAGCAGAATGGATTAGAAAATCACCTGGGCCTGCAGACGAAACAGATTCTCATCGCTGTTCGCACTGCGGTCATCTTCGATCAGGCTGTAATCAGCCTGTACCTTGAGGTTGTGCTTGTCGAAGTAGTAGTTGACTCCCAGGGTGGTTTCGTTCTTGTCGAACGTGGTGTAAGCCGCCGAATCGGTCGACTCGATGGCCGAGTAGCGGGCGGCCACCTCAAGCTGTTTGGGCAAAATCTGGTAGCCGGCTTGAATGTAGTAGCCATCCGCATCCCAATCCGCCCCGACCTTGGGATCGGCGTTGAGGGTAAAGTACTCGCTGCCGAAGGTCAGGCCGCTGTACTTGGCGTGGAGGTTCAGGGTGTAGAGGGTCCAGTCGAGTTCCTCGCCGAAGGCGGTGGTGAAGGCGGTGTCGTCAATGCTGTCGATGTTCAGGGCCTTGTCGAGAGTGTCGTTGCTGCCGTCGATCTCGCCCATGTCGTTGCCGCTCATGGTTTCGGTGGCGAAAGAGGCGCCGAGGTTGACGAGCAGCTTCTTCTCGTTAAAGGAGGGCTCGTCCATCTTGAAGGCGCCGAAGGGGTTGATGTCGAGGCGGCCGACCAGCATATGATTGTCGTCGGGGTTGCTCTGATTGGGGCCGTTGCCGTTGAAGACGCCGAGGCGGTACTCAAGGCGTTTGTCCATGAACTGGCCGGAAGCCTGCAGCCCGAGGTCATAGCCGAGGTTGAAGGTTTCGTTGGCCAGAGAGCGGTCGACGAAGAGCTGGCTGCCGGAAGAGGTCAGCTCCTGACGGCCCTGGGCCGGCTTGAACTGGCCGACGGTGAGGCTGAAGGGATCGGCGACCTTGTAGGTGAAGTAAGCGTCTTCGAGAACGGAGTCGCCACCGCCGAAATTCTGCTGCCACTTGTAGGTGAGGTTTTTGGTAAAGACGTTGCCCTGCAGCCAGAACTTCATACGGCGGATGCGGAAGTTGCTCTCGGTGTCCTCGGCGCCGTCGTCGTCCAGGTTCTCGTAGCGGGCCTGCAGACGTCCCCCAACCTGGGCTTTGTAGCGGCCGTCCTCGGTCTGCACCGTGATACCCTTGCCGGGTTGGTAGGTGGTCAGGTCGCTGTGTTTGGTCGCCTCTTTGTAATCTTCCTCGGTGATGACACCTTTGTCCTTGAGGATCTCTTCAAGGGTTTTGGCCTGGACGTTACTGCAAAGGCCGAACATGGCCGTAGCCATAAGGGCGGTGGTCAGAAAGCGCTTCATTTTTTTCCTCCTGATGCTGTTTCATAGAGATGATGATCGTCGCCCCGGCGGGGCATGACAAATAGACATGGAAAAACGTTGAGAAGTTCCCCTCCTTTCTTCATGACAAATAG
The sequence above is a segment of the Desulfuromonas sp. KJ2020 genome. Coding sequences within it:
- a CDS encoding glycosyltransferase family 1 protein, with the protein product MSQALRLSLVTETYVPQINGVSRTLDRLVRYLHEVGDQVQLLTPAYDEASEVPPGVAVETFVGRRFPLYPEILLPFTRTATVEQKWRDFRPDLVHIATEGPLGLAALRAARRLGIPVVSSYHTNFSFYLGKYHLSLLGPLCWRYLRWFHNASAATFCPTPSIGHILQERGFRSVHIWSRGVDAHRFHPGLRDGDLRRQLGLGEAERVLLYVGRLAPEKNLETLMSAWRHLPSGHDARLVLVGDGPLRESLQRQSDDRVIFSGYRQGEELARLYALADLFVFPSLSETFGNVMLEAMASGVPTLGFRVPGPQDVVEHGRTGILVDEVSPAAFGTALSDLLHQKENLRRLGREARDYACQQDWRQINAGVRRIYGDILQQASQRPSPCHLNEGRRARKEKLWIDPLL
- a CDS encoding phosphatase PAP2 family protein codes for the protein MDRPVALSGVSAFCATQITAREVALMQRLFILRRQPLLTWLSIAATRLGDGPLWGVAGAIFLVGGDQQSRLAVAIAALAISLSILIFTLVKHSLQRPRPFESWPQLSCLLAAPDKFSFPSGHTMTAFAASTVFALLIPGSGLFFYPLAGLIGFSRVFLGLHYPTDVLVGALVGSGIAVGLVRLATVLALL
- a CDS encoding OprO/OprP family phosphate-selective porin, with amino-acid sequence MKRFLTTALMATAMFGLCSNVQAKTLEEILKDKGVITEEDYKEATKHSDLTTYQPGKGITVQTEDGRYKAQVGGRLQARYENLDDDGAEDTESNFRIRRMKFWLQGNVFTKNLTYKWQQNFGGGDSVLEDAYFTYKVADPFSLTVGQFKPAQGRQELTSSGSQLFVDRSLANETFNLGYDLGLQASGQFMDKRLEYRLGVFNGNGPNQSNPDDNHMLVGRLDINPFGAFKMDEPSFNEKKLLVNLGASFATETMSGNDMGEIDGSNDTLDKALNIDSIDDTAFTTAFGEELDWTLYTLNLHAKYSGLTFGSEYFTLNADPKVGADWDADGYYIQAGYQILPKQLEVAARYSAIESTDSAAYTTFDKNETTLGVNYYFDKHNLKVQADYSLIEDDRSANSDENLFRLQAQVIF